Proteins encoded together in one Candidatus Palauibacter scopulicola window:
- the rpmI gene encoding 50S ribosomal protein L35, whose product MPKMKTNRSAAKRFRKTGSGKFRRRRAYHSHILTKKSPKRKRRLRQGTLVAKADEKRVKRLLGT is encoded by the coding sequence ATGCCGAAAATGAAAACGAACCGGTCGGCCGCGAAGCGGTTTCGAAAGACCGGCAGCGGGAAGTTCCGGCGCCGGCGTGCCTACCACAGCCACATCCTGACGAAGAAGAGCCCCAAGCGTAAGCGTCGGCTCCGGCAGGGGACCCTTGTGGCGAAAGCGGACGAGAAGCGGGTGAAACGGCTCCTGGGAACCTGA
- a CDS encoding biotin--[acetyl-CoA-carboxylase] ligase: MTDVGATMLAEEAEDWGGESVAALREHWDRESVFTFDRIPSTNDLARELAEAGAPSGTIVLCREQTAGRGRGGRSWASPAGAGVYLSMAFRPREATVPPLVTVVAGVDLARELNRRFPGLGSAVKWPNDLMARDRKLGGILAETARADGKEMFLVVGVGINVESDRLPDDVVGAVALADCVGSARLVDVADAVVAGLERRLPRAPTSLDAPSLDELDRLDWLKNRWVEHRLSDREPAVGLAAGIAPDGALLLRPRGGALRRVVAGSIALGGS, from the coding sequence ATGACTGACGTCGGAGCGACCATGCTCGCAGAAGAGGCAGAAGACTGGGGCGGGGAGTCCGTCGCCGCGCTGCGCGAGCACTGGGACCGGGAGTCGGTCTTCACCTTCGACCGCATCCCTTCGACGAACGACCTCGCCCGCGAGCTGGCGGAGGCCGGGGCGCCGTCCGGCACGATCGTGCTCTGCCGCGAGCAGACGGCCGGGCGGGGAAGGGGGGGGCGGAGCTGGGCGTCCCCGGCGGGGGCGGGCGTCTATCTGAGCATGGCGTTCCGCCCGCGTGAAGCCACCGTCCCGCCGCTCGTCACCGTCGTGGCCGGCGTCGATCTGGCTCGCGAACTGAACCGGCGCTTCCCGGGCCTCGGCTCGGCCGTGAAGTGGCCCAACGACCTCATGGCGCGGGATCGGAAGCTCGGCGGCATCCTCGCGGAAACGGCCCGGGCAGACGGCAAGGAGATGTTCCTCGTCGTCGGCGTCGGCATCAACGTCGAGTCCGATCGGCTGCCGGATGACGTGGTCGGAGCGGTGGCCCTCGCCGACTGCGTGGGTTCGGCGCGCCTCGTCGACGTCGCGGACGCGGTGGTGGCGGGACTCGAGCGCCGACTTCCCCGTGCACCGACTTCACTCGACGCGCCTTCGCTCGATGAACTCGACCGTCTCGACTGGTTGAAGAACCGTTGGGTCGAGCACCGGCTCTCGGACCGCGAACCCGCCGTGGGCCTCGCGGCCGGGATCGCTCCGGACGGCGCCCTCCTCCTGCGGCCGCGCGGGGGCGCCCTGCGCCGCGTCGTCGCGGGTTCCATCGCTCTTGGCGGAAGCTGA
- a CDS encoding undecaprenyl-diphosphate phosphatase codes for MNAFEAFVLGVVQGLTEFLPVSSSGHLVLGQALFGIELPGVVFEVTVHVATLCAVCWVYRRRLAALLRGVCSADRGSLRDVGLLAAATLPAAAVGVGLRGVLEPTFERPVLAAALLLVTGGVVWSIRRLSRRGTRARPTVAGALAVGLAQALAILPGISRSGSTVAMATAAGVEPRRAAEFSFLLSIPAIGGAAVLQASDLGEAGLAAGVLPLAVAFAASALSGVFAIRIFLRTLERRVFHRFAWYCWLIGGGYLAAAAIWPALRG; via the coding sequence GTGAACGCGTTCGAAGCCTTCGTCCTCGGCGTCGTCCAGGGCCTCACCGAGTTCCTGCCCGTGTCGAGTTCCGGGCATCTCGTGCTCGGGCAGGCGCTGTTCGGGATCGAACTCCCCGGTGTCGTGTTCGAGGTCACCGTGCACGTCGCGACGCTGTGCGCCGTGTGCTGGGTCTATCGCCGGCGCCTCGCGGCGCTGCTCCGCGGCGTGTGCTCGGCGGATCGCGGGAGCCTCCGGGACGTCGGCCTCCTGGCCGCGGCCACGCTCCCCGCCGCCGCCGTCGGGGTCGGTCTGCGGGGCGTGCTGGAGCCCACATTCGAGCGGCCCGTGCTCGCGGCGGCGCTGCTGCTCGTCACGGGCGGCGTCGTCTGGTCGATCCGGCGCCTGTCTCGCCGGGGTACGCGCGCACGGCCGACGGTCGCCGGGGCGCTGGCCGTCGGGCTGGCGCAGGCCCTCGCCATCCTGCCGGGCATTTCCCGTTCCGGGAGCACCGTGGCCATGGCGACCGCCGCCGGCGTCGAGCCCCGCCGCGCCGCCGAGTTCTCTTTTCTCCTCTCCATCCCCGCGATCGGAGGGGCGGCGGTGCTGCAGGCGTCGGATCTCGGCGAGGCCGGACTCGCGGCCGGGGTGCTGCCCCTCGCGGTCGCCTTCGCGGCTTCGGCCCTGTCAGGGGTGTTCGCCATTCGTATCTTCCTGCGGACGCTTGAACGGCGGGTATTCCACCGCTTCGCCTGGTACTGCTGGCTCATCGGCGGAGGGTACCTGGCCGCGGCCGCGATCTGGCCGGCGCTGCGCGGATGA
- the groL gene encoding chaperonin GroEL (60 kDa chaperone family; promotes refolding of misfolded polypeptides especially under stressful conditions; forms two stacked rings of heptamers to form a barrel-shaped 14mer; ends can be capped by GroES; misfolded proteins enter the barrel where they are refolded when GroES binds), translating to MAKDLEFDTAARQRLKAGVDKLARAVKVTLGPKGRNVVLEKKFGSPTITKDGVTVAKEVELDDPVEDLGAKMVKEVATKTSDAAGDGTTTATVLAQSIFTEGLKSVTAGANPMALKRGIDKSVEAIVANLHSISVETSGKTEIAQVAAISANSDQEIGELIADAMEKVGKDGVITVEEARGLETELETVDGMQFDRGYLSPYFVTDPDKMEVVLDEPIILIHDKKISAMKDLLPVLEKVAQMGKPLLIVAEDVEGEALATLVVNKLRGTLKVAAVKAPGFGDRRKQMLQDIAILTGGQVISEELGFKLENTVVGDLGQAKRIVIDKDNTTVVDGAGDADRIQGRISEIKVAIDKSTSDYDREKLQERLAKLAGGVAVINVGAATETEMKEKKARVEDALHATRAAVEEGIVPGGGVALLRSQGALEGVEGSDADETIGIRIVRRAVEEPVRTIASNAGAEGSIIVEKVREAQGRNTGYNAATGEYEDMVKAGVIDPTKVTRTALQNAASIAGLLLTTEAVVVERPEAEDPAAAAGGMPGGGMGGMY from the coding sequence ATGGCGAAGGATCTTGAATTCGATACCGCGGCACGGCAGCGCCTGAAGGCGGGCGTGGACAAGCTCGCGCGCGCGGTCAAGGTCACGCTCGGCCCCAAGGGGAGGAACGTGGTCCTTGAGAAGAAGTTCGGCAGCCCGACGATCACGAAGGACGGCGTGACGGTCGCGAAGGAAGTCGAGCTGGACGACCCGGTCGAGGATCTCGGCGCGAAGATGGTGAAGGAAGTCGCGACGAAGACGTCCGACGCGGCGGGCGACGGCACGACGACGGCGACGGTGCTCGCGCAGTCGATCTTCACCGAGGGCCTCAAGAGCGTGACGGCGGGTGCGAACCCGATGGCGCTCAAGCGCGGCATCGACAAGTCCGTCGAAGCGATCGTCGCGAACCTCCACTCGATCTCGGTCGAGACCTCGGGCAAGACGGAAATCGCCCAGGTCGCCGCCATCTCGGCGAACAGCGACCAGGAGATCGGCGAGCTGATCGCCGACGCGATGGAGAAGGTCGGCAAGGACGGCGTCATCACGGTCGAGGAGGCCCGCGGCCTCGAGACCGAGCTGGAGACCGTGGACGGGATGCAGTTCGACCGCGGCTATCTCTCGCCGTACTTCGTCACGGATCCGGACAAGATGGAGGTCGTCCTCGACGAGCCGATCATCCTGATCCACGACAAGAAGATCTCGGCCATGAAGGACCTGCTGCCGGTCCTCGAGAAGGTCGCCCAGATGGGCAAGCCTCTCCTGATCGTGGCGGAGGACGTCGAGGGCGAGGCGCTCGCCACGCTCGTCGTCAACAAGCTGCGCGGAACGCTCAAGGTCGCGGCCGTCAAGGCTCCGGGCTTCGGCGATCGCCGGAAGCAGATGCTGCAGGACATCGCGATCCTCACGGGCGGCCAGGTGATCTCCGAGGAACTCGGCTTCAAGCTCGAGAACACGGTGGTCGGCGACCTCGGCCAGGCGAAGCGGATCGTCATCGACAAGGACAACACGACGGTCGTCGACGGCGCCGGTGACGCGGACCGTATCCAGGGCCGCATCAGCGAGATCAAGGTCGCGATCGACAAGTCCACGTCGGACTACGACCGCGAGAAGCTGCAGGAGCGGCTGGCGAAGCTGGCCGGCGGCGTGGCGGTCATCAACGTCGGCGCGGCGACCGAGACCGAGATGAAGGAGAAGAAGGCTCGGGTCGAGGACGCGCTGCACGCGACGCGCGCGGCCGTCGAAGAGGGCATCGTGCCCGGCGGCGGCGTGGCCCTGCTGCGGAGCCAGGGGGCGCTGGAGGGCGTCGAGGGTTCGGACGCCGACGAGACGATCGGAATCCGGATCGTGCGCCGCGCGGTCGAGGAGCCGGTTCGCACGATCGCCTCGAACGCCGGAGCCGAGGGCTCGATCATCGTCGAGAAGGTGCGCGAGGCCCAGGGCCGGAACACCGGCTACAACGCGGCTACGGGCGAGTACGAGGACATGGTGAAGGCGGGCGTCATCGACCCGACCAAGGTCACGCGTACGGCGCTCCAGAACGCGGCCTCGATCGCGGGTCTGCTGCTCACGACCGAAGCCGTCGTCGTGGAGCGGCCCGAGGCGGAGGATCCCGCGGCGGCCGCCGGCGGCATGCCGGGCGGTGGCATGGGCGGGATGTACTAG
- the groES gene encoding co-chaperone GroES: MATASNTKLNISPMADRIVVAPLEETEEMRGGLYIPDTAKEKPQQGTVVAVGPGRMNDDGERIPMEVNTGDRVLYGKYAGTEVSLDGDDYLIVKESDVLAVL, encoded by the coding sequence ATGGCAACCGCCTCGAACACGAAACTGAACATCTCCCCCATGGCCGACCGCATCGTCGTCGCGCCGCTCGAAGAGACCGAGGAGATGCGCGGGGGTCTGTACATTCCGGACACCGCGAAGGAGAAGCCGCAGCAGGGCACCGTCGTTGCCGTGGGCCCCGGCCGCATGAACGACGACGGTGAGCGCATCCCGATGGAAGTCAACACCGGAGACCGGGTCCTCTACGGCAAGTACGCCGGGACCGAGGTTTCCCTGGATGGCGATGACTATCTGATCGTGAAGGAAAGCGACGTTCTGGCCGTCCTCTAG
- the thrS gene encoding threonine--tRNA ligase — protein sequence MNESPIAITLPDGSPKRLPRGSSAADLAAAIGPGLARAAVAARVDGVLTDLSAALPDGAQVAIVTRSDEDPDALYVLRHSAAHALATAVRERYPGAGIGFGPPIDDGFYYDFEVPAPFTPEDLEEIERTMAEVAGADDPFERREVTRDEARALFADDPLKLERLDEIPEDEAISVYRNGPFLDLCRGPHAPRTGEIRHFRLLSAAGAYWRGDERRQMLQRIYGTAFYSREALEAYIARVEEARKRDHRKLGRELDLFSIQDEIGPGLVCWHPRGARVQLELRRWIEDLQEAHGYQFVYTPHISSEALFRRSGHLPNYAENMYPRMEDEDGEAFRVKPMNCPGHITIYAANPRSYRDLPVRLAEVANVYRNERSGTLHGLLRVRMLTMDDGHVFCTPEQIEDEIFICLELVDTVMTTLGLDYRFDLSTRPDGDKRIGGDEVWDVAEGALRDALERGGLEYKLDEGGGAFYGPKIDIKYKDAIGREWQGATIQLDFNLPERFELEYMGTDNKPHRPVMIHRAIFGTLERFTGVLIEHFAGAFPPWLAPVQVRVLPITDAHAAAAGDIRDRLAAEGLRVELDARSDTLGYRIRDGELQKVPYLLVVGDREIEAGTVAVRARGADRKQEVVPLADFVSRIRQRVETRSLKA from the coding sequence ATGAACGAATCCCCGATTGCCATCACGCTCCCCGACGGTTCTCCGAAGCGGCTGCCGCGCGGCTCGAGCGCCGCAGACCTCGCTGCGGCGATCGGTCCCGGACTGGCCCGGGCCGCCGTGGCCGCGCGCGTTGACGGCGTGCTCACGGATCTGTCGGCCGCCCTTCCCGACGGGGCGCAAGTCGCGATCGTGACGCGCAGCGACGAGGACCCCGACGCCCTCTACGTCCTTCGCCACTCCGCGGCGCACGCGCTCGCCACCGCCGTGCGCGAGCGATATCCGGGGGCGGGGATCGGCTTCGGCCCTCCGATCGACGACGGCTTCTACTACGACTTCGAGGTCCCGGCCCCCTTCACGCCGGAGGACCTGGAAGAGATCGAGCGCACGATGGCCGAGGTCGCGGGGGCGGACGACCCGTTCGAACGCCGCGAGGTGACGCGCGACGAAGCCCGCGCACTGTTCGCGGACGACCCGCTGAAGCTCGAGCGGCTGGACGAGATCCCCGAGGACGAGGCGATTTCCGTCTATCGGAACGGCCCGTTCCTCGACCTGTGCCGGGGACCGCACGCCCCCCGCACGGGCGAGATCCGCCATTTCCGCCTTCTCAGCGCCGCGGGGGCCTACTGGCGGGGCGACGAGCGCCGGCAGATGCTCCAGCGCATCTATGGCACGGCCTTCTACTCGCGGGAGGCGCTCGAGGCGTACATCGCGCGCGTCGAGGAGGCCCGCAAGCGCGATCACCGGAAGCTGGGCAGGGAACTCGACCTGTTCTCGATCCAGGACGAGATCGGGCCCGGGCTGGTGTGCTGGCACCCCAGGGGCGCGCGCGTGCAGCTCGAACTGAGGCGCTGGATCGAAGACCTGCAGGAGGCGCACGGCTACCAGTTCGTCTACACGCCGCATATCTCCAGCGAGGCGCTCTTCCGGCGCTCCGGGCACCTCCCGAACTACGCGGAGAACATGTACCCCCGCATGGAGGATGAGGACGGCGAAGCGTTCCGCGTGAAGCCGATGAACTGTCCCGGCCACATCACGATCTACGCGGCGAACCCCCGCAGCTACCGCGATCTGCCGGTGCGCCTGGCCGAGGTCGCGAACGTGTACCGTAACGAGCGGTCGGGGACGCTGCACGGGCTGCTGCGCGTGCGCATGCTCACCATGGACGACGGACACGTCTTCTGCACTCCGGAGCAGATCGAGGACGAGATCTTCATCTGTCTCGAACTCGTGGACACCGTGATGACGACGCTGGGCCTCGACTACCGGTTCGATCTCTCCACGCGCCCGGACGGGGACAAGCGGATCGGGGGCGACGAGGTGTGGGACGTGGCCGAGGGCGCCCTGCGCGATGCGCTGGAGCGCGGCGGGCTCGAATACAAGCTCGACGAGGGCGGCGGCGCGTTCTACGGCCCCAAGATCGACATCAAGTACAAGGACGCGATCGGGCGCGAGTGGCAGGGCGCCACGATCCAGCTCGACTTCAACCTGCCGGAGCGGTTCGAACTCGAATACATGGGGACGGACAACAAGCCGCACCGCCCCGTGATGATCCACCGCGCCATCTTCGGCACCCTCGAGCGCTTCACGGGCGTGCTCATCGAGCACTTCGCCGGGGCGTTTCCCCCGTGGCTCGCGCCCGTCCAGGTCCGCGTGCTCCCGATCACCGACGCACACGCGGCGGCCGCCGGGGACATCCGGGACCGGCTCGCCGCGGAGGGCCTGCGGGTCGAACTCGACGCCCGCTCCGACACGCTCGGCTACCGCATCCGCGACGGCGAACTGCAGAAGGTCCCCTACCTCCTCGTCGTCGGCGACCGCGAAATCGAGGCCGGCACCGTCGCCGTCCGCGCCCGCGGCGCCGACCGCAAACAGGAAGTCGTCCCCCTGGCCGACTTCGTATCGCGTATCCGTCAGCGCGTGGAGACCCGGTCGCTCAAGGCGTGA
- a CDS encoding type III pantothenate kinase, whose protein sequence is MLLTVDIGNTESVLGWFEDLTPVHTWRIATDRRRTADEIGLQIRGLLGARDLPAPERIVVASVVPVLHRVWLAVGGTLDAPLRFLNGGSPIPVRLDVDHPLEVGADRIANTLAAAELYRRDTVVVDLGTATTFDCITADGVFVGGVIAPGPTAGTDQLARATAQLPQIHVEEPARVIGRNTKDCLRSGGFYSVVEGIDGIVRRIIEEWEREPLIVATGGLARVVGPHCRTVDRIEPALTITGLAIADRYLFESPAGSDG, encoded by the coding sequence ATGCTCCTCACCGTAGACATCGGGAACACCGAATCCGTCCTCGGCTGGTTCGAGGATCTCACCCCCGTACACACGTGGCGGATCGCGACGGATCGCCGCCGAACGGCGGACGAGATCGGACTCCAGATCCGCGGGCTGCTCGGGGCCCGGGACCTGCCCGCTCCGGAGCGTATCGTCGTCGCTTCCGTCGTCCCCGTGCTGCACCGGGTCTGGCTCGCGGTGGGGGGAACCCTCGACGCCCCGCTGCGCTTCCTCAACGGCGGCTCTCCCATCCCCGTGCGGCTGGACGTCGACCACCCCCTCGAAGTCGGCGCCGACCGCATCGCGAACACGCTCGCCGCCGCGGAACTCTACCGTCGCGACACCGTCGTCGTGGATCTCGGGACGGCGACGACCTTCGACTGCATTACCGCCGATGGCGTCTTCGTGGGCGGCGTCATCGCGCCCGGGCCCACGGCCGGCACGGACCAGCTCGCGCGCGCGACGGCGCAACTCCCGCAGATCCATGTCGAAGAGCCAGCCCGGGTCATCGGCCGCAATACGAAAGACTGTCTGCGGAGCGGCGGGTTCTACTCGGTGGTGGAGGGGATCGACGGCATCGTGCGGCGGATCATCGAGGAATGGGAGCGCGAGCCGCTCATCGTGGCGACGGGCGGACTCGCGCGGGTCGTGGGACCGCACTGCCGCACCGTCGACCGCATCGAGCCGGCCCTGACGATCACCGGTCTGGCGATCGCGGACCGGTATCTGTTCGAGTCGCCCGCCGGCTCGGACGGCTAG
- the infC gene encoding translation initiation factor IF-3 has translation MNGDPRVNDKIRISPIRLIDEEGNQLGIVATDEARALAAERGLDLVEVAPAARPPVCRLMDFGKYKYAQARKAREAKKKQHIIHVKEVKLRPKIEAHDIDFKMRHARRFLGDGDKVKFTLMFRGREVTHPERGRRILEMVKDELEDIAVVESDISHEGRTMTMLMGPHRT, from the coding sequence GTGAACGGAGATCCCAGAGTCAACGACAAGATCCGGATCAGCCCGATCCGGCTCATCGACGAAGAGGGCAATCAGCTCGGCATCGTCGCGACGGACGAAGCTCGCGCCCTCGCGGCCGAACGCGGGCTCGACCTCGTGGAGGTTGCGCCTGCCGCGCGACCGCCCGTCTGCCGGCTCATGGACTTCGGAAAGTACAAGTACGCGCAGGCGAGGAAGGCGCGGGAAGCGAAGAAGAAACAGCACATCATCCACGTCAAGGAAGTGAAGCTGCGGCCGAAGATCGAGGCGCACGACATCGACTTCAAGATGCGGCACGCGCGCAGGTTCCTCGGCGATGGCGACAAGGTGAAATTCACGCTCATGTTCCGGGGCCGCGAGGTCACGCACCCGGAACGCGGGCGGCGGATCCTCGAGATGGTGAAGGACGAGTTGGAGGACATCGCGGTGGTGGAGTCGGACATCTCCCACGAAGGTCGCACGATGACCATGCTGATGGGACCGCACCGCACGTAG